The Miscanthus floridulus cultivar M001 chromosome 7, ASM1932011v1, whole genome shotgun sequence genome includes a region encoding these proteins:
- the LOC136463869 gene encoding E3 ubiquitin-protein ligase WAV3-like: MEGVWRKAKRALGASLCVHLPAVAGDREDGGASERRASDALSLDSTAVAHASAPNTPTATAAPEAAALLRRSKSGGKSSKRMCAICFDSMKPGHGQALFTAECSHMFHFHCISSSVKHGNHVCPVCRAKWKEIPFNHSLSSMVPRGRGGLNVNQARLPQQDAYMALLRQVRNRQREGPVLVTSEPAEFNDDEPLQKMEAANIGSSRTVEIKTYSEFSAIQQSSQDDFAVLIHLKAPYANPEQVTGRSVNAASVGYPTSRAPVDLVTVLDVSGSMAGTKLALLKRAMGFVIQHLGPSDRLSVIAFSSTARRLFHLRRMSHSGRQQALQAVNSLGASGGTNIADALKKAAKVIEDRSHQNPVCSIILLSDGQDTYNIPSNIRGARPDYGSLVPSSILNHTFRLVPVHGFGFGVDHDSDALHSIAEASGGTFSFIEDEGVIQDAFAQCIGGLLSVVVQNMQVNVECVHSGVKLRCIKSGSYLSKVAAHGRNGAIDVGHLYADEERDFLLSVSLPHCREQTTLLKVACAYRDSLTNEDIKIQGDEVRVLRPKSPISEPVCMEVDRERNRVRAAHAIEAARAAAERGALSDAVSILEDCRRILSESFSSRSGDRMCMALDAELREMQERMANRQRYEASGRAYLLSGLSSHSWQRATARGDSTDSDTLVYSYQTPSMVHMLQRSQNHCPSPQGPSQVQQPRILVKPHPR; this comes from the exons ATGGAGGGGGTGTGGAGGAAGGCCAAGCGGGCGCTGGGCGCCAGCCTCTGCGTGCACCTCCCCGCCGTCGCCGGCGACCGCGAGGACGGCGGCGCCAGCGAGCGCCGCGCCTCGGATGCGCTCTCCCTCGACTCTACAGCGGTGGCGCACGCGTCGGCGCCCAACACGCCGACCGCGACGGCCGCGCCGGAGGCCGCCGCGCTGCTGCGGAGGTCCAAGTCCGGAGGCAAGTCCTCCAAG AGAATGTGTGCAATATGTTTTGATTCCATGAAGCCAGGTCATGGACAAGCCCTATTCACTGCTGAATGTTCTCATATGTTTCACTTCCACTGCATCTCCTCTAGTGTGAAACATGGAAACCATGTATGCCCAGTTTGCCGGGCAAAATGGAAAGAGATCCCCTTCAATCACTCGTTATCTTCTATGGTTCCTCGTGGAAGAGGTGGGCTGAATGTAAACCAAGCTCGATTACCCCAGCAAGATGCCTACATGGCTCTTCTCCGCCAGGTTCGAAACCGTCAGCGAGAAGGTCCAGTCTTGGTTACTTCTGAGCCAGCAGAGTTCAATGATGATGAACCTTTGCAGAAGATGGAGGCTGCTAATATTGGATCTAGTAGAACTGTGGAAATTAAGACATATTCAGAGTTTTCAGCCATTCAACAGTCATCTCAAGATGACTTTGCTGTTCTGATCCATCTGAAAGCCCCATATGCTAACCCAGAGCAGGTCACAGGCAGATCGGTCAATGCAGCCTCAGTTGGTTATCCTACATCCCGTGCCCCTGTTGATCTTGTTACCGTGCTTGATGTTAGTGGAAGTATGGCAGGCACTAAACTGGCACTCTTGAAGCGAGCCATGGGTTTTGTTATACAGCATCTTGGTCCATCTGATCGCCTTTCAGTCATTGCTTTCTCGTCTACTGCCAGAAGGTTGTTTCATCTCCGACGGATGTCACACTCTGGCCGGCAGCAGGCCCTGCAGGCTGTCAACTCACTTGGTGCTAGTGGTGGCACAAACATTGCTGATGCGCTGAAGAAAGCTGCTAAGGTTATTGAGGACCGAAGCCATCAAAATCCAGTATGCAGCATCATTCTCTTGTCAGATGGCCAAGATACATACAATATTCCATCAAATATTAGGGGTGCCCGGCCAGATTATGGTTCACTAGTTCCATCCTCCATTCTAAATCACACATTTCGCTTAGTGCCAGTGCATGGGTTTGGTTTTGGAGTAGACCATGATTCAGATGCTTTGCATTCGATTGCTGAGGCCTCTGGTGGTACATTCTCCTTTATTGAGGATGAAGGTGTGATTCAGGATGCATTTGCTCAGTGTATAGGTGGGCTTCTCAGCGTTGTTGTTCAAAATATGCAAGTAAATGTGGAGTGTGTGCATTCTGGTGTCAAGCTTCGCTGCATCAAATCTGGTAGTTACCTGAGTAAGGTGGCTGCACATGGCCGAAATGGTGCAATTGATGTTGGTCATCTCTATGCCGATGAGGAAAGGGACTTTCTACTGTCGGTGAGCTTACCACATTGTCGTGAACAGACCACACTTTTGAAAGTTGCCTGTGCCTACAGAGATTCATTGACCAATGAAGACATCaaaattcaaggtgatgaggtaaGAGTCTTGAGGCCTAAATCACCCATATCTGAGCCAGTTTGCATGGAGGTTGACCGTGAGAGGAACCGTGTCCGTGCCGCTCATGCTATCGAGGCTGCAAGGGCTGCTGCTGAGAGAGGTGCTCTTTCTGACGCTGTGTCAATTCTTGAGGATTGCCGGAGGATACTTTCAGAATCGTTTTCAAGCCGGAGCGGGGACCGCATGTGCATGGCCCTTGATGCAGAGCTGAGGGAAATGCAAGAGAGGATGGCTAACCGACAGCGCTATGAGGCTTCAGGGCGGGCATATCTGCTGTCTGGCCTTAGCTCACATTCTTGGCAGAGAGCCACTGCACGAGGCGACTCCACTGACAGTGATACACTTGTTTACTCCTACCAAACACCATCCATGGTTCACATGCTACAGCGCTCACAGAATCACTGCCCTTCTCCTCAGGGCCCATCACAGGTCCAACAACCTAGGATCTTGGTGAAACCCCATCCAAGGTAG